The Streptomyces sp. DH-12 genome has a window encoding:
- a CDS encoding ATP-grasp domain-containing protein: MVSRVRVWLNRTYAENVFFMDQLRRNPSDRAVEIHATHGDPDSPVLAAADTAELEPEDLSPAAYVEYALTQCARRGIDVFVPRLHQAAIVAHRAEFEAAGTALLAPPPEAVAVFEDKVVAYQAVESIGVPVPPWWRVRDADELLAAVEELERLGHRACFKPASGAGGVGFRVITRESFSLSQLSGFPGPRVPLGLVLEALRRADEPVDWLVMPRLEQPEVSVDCLTGTDNRVRLAVGRTKHGRRRGFTLHEQWLEPARRIAEGFGLHHLSNIQFRMLGDRPVLMDVNTRPAGGLHQLSLCGVNAPWAAVRLALGDDPGEITPPFLGQDYTVVSGPRPLLPVTVPRQRTGSPAATGPLDALPAPATPVEPRTASGALH; this comes from the coding sequence ATGGTCTCTCGCGTACGCGTCTGGCTCAACCGCACGTACGCGGAGAACGTGTTCTTCATGGATCAGCTGCGGCGAAATCCCAGCGACCGGGCCGTCGAGATCCACGCCACTCACGGCGACCCCGACTCCCCCGTGCTCGCCGCGGCCGACACCGCCGAGCTGGAGCCGGAGGACCTGTCCCCGGCGGCGTACGTCGAGTACGCGCTCACCCAGTGCGCGCGGCGCGGGATCGACGTGTTCGTGCCCCGGCTGCACCAGGCGGCGATCGTCGCGCACCGCGCCGAGTTCGAGGCGGCCGGGACCGCGCTGCTGGCGCCGCCGCCCGAGGCGGTGGCGGTGTTCGAGGACAAGGTGGTCGCCTACCAGGCGGTCGAGTCGATCGGTGTGCCGGTGCCGCCGTGGTGGCGGGTCCGTGACGCCGACGAACTCCTCGCGGCTGTCGAGGAGTTGGAGCGGCTCGGGCACCGGGCGTGCTTCAAGCCCGCGTCCGGCGCGGGCGGGGTCGGCTTCCGGGTGATCACCCGCGAGTCCTTCTCGCTGTCCCAGCTGAGCGGCTTTCCCGGCCCGCGGGTTCCCCTCGGCCTGGTGCTGGAGGCCCTGCGGCGGGCCGACGAGCCGGTCGACTGGCTGGTGATGCCGCGCCTGGAGCAGCCCGAGGTGTCCGTGGACTGCCTGACCGGCACGGACAACCGCGTCCGGCTGGCCGTCGGGCGCACCAAGCACGGCCGGAGGCGCGGTTTCACGTTGCACGAGCAGTGGCTGGAGCCGGCCCGGCGGATCGCCGAGGGCTTCGGTCTGCACCACCTGTCCAACATCCAGTTCCGGATGCTCGGCGACCGCCCGGTGCTGATGGACGTCAACACCCGGCCCGCGGGCGGGCTGCACCAGCTCTCGCTGTGCGGGGTGAACGCGCCCTGGGCCGCGGTGCGGCTGGCGCTCGGCGACGACCCGGGCGAGATCACCCCGCCGTTCCTGGGCCAGGACTACACGGTGGTGTCCGGTCCGCGCCCGCTGCTCCCGGTGACCGTGCCGCGGCAGCGGACCGGCTCACCCGCGGCCACCGGCCCGCTGGACGCGCTGCCGGCGCCGGCGACGCCCGTCGAGCCGCGGACGGCGTCGGGAGCACTGCACTAG
- a CDS encoding toxin-antitoxin system, toxin component: protein MRRLCGELVTELTLPVPARPADLYAALCEAMSRRRGRPVLFRAAAFPPGTASGLWLDMADQDLVVVEERTAPDHQLVILGHELWHMKAGHRGHHVAGAEVTTRLWGASLDDDVLRATVLRVAARTRFDLAEEKEAETFGLLLASKCRTYLAGSSLRGPVQRDHLAGRIGASLGYLGPQS from the coding sequence ATGCGCCGCCTGTGCGGAGAGTTGGTCACGGAGCTGACGCTTCCCGTCCCGGCGCGGCCCGCCGATCTCTACGCCGCCCTGTGCGAGGCGATGAGCCGGCGCCGGGGACGGCCGGTGCTGTTCCGCGCGGCGGCCTTTCCGCCGGGCACGGCGAGCGGGCTGTGGCTGGACATGGCGGACCAGGACCTCGTCGTGGTCGAGGAACGCACGGCGCCGGACCACCAGTTGGTGATCCTGGGCCACGAGCTGTGGCACATGAAGGCCGGTCACCGCGGCCACCACGTGGCGGGCGCGGAGGTCACGACCCGTTTGTGGGGTGCCTCCCTCGACGACGACGTCCTGCGGGCGACCGTGCTGCGGGTCGCCGCGCGCACCCGGTTCGACCTCGCGGAGGAGAAGGAGGCCGAGACGTTCGGGCTGCTGCTGGCCAGCAAGTGCCGGACGTACCTCGCCGGCTCGTCGCTGCGCGGGCCGGTGCAACGGGATCATCTGGCGGGGCGGATCGGGGCGTCGCTGGGGTATCTGGGACCGCAGAGCTGA
- the opcA gene encoding glucose-6-phosphate dehydrogenase assembly protein OpcA, whose product MKIDLTDTTASKINKALVQGRRAIGTPAVGMVLTMVIVTDEENAYDSIKAAEEASHEHPARTLVVIKRHTRNPRERTRSRLDAEVRVGSESGTGETVVLRTYGEVSEHADSVVLPLLLPDAPVVVWWPADAPENPSRDPLGALGQRRITDLYTVENPMETLRARQRTYAPGDTDLAWTRLTLWRSMLAAALDQARDPVTSAAVEAEAGNPAAELLARWLEARLRVPVERVVTAGPAVTAVRLGTEDGEIVIDRPEGPLATLTLPGQPARRLALKVRSTSELIAEELRRLDADEMYAVALRGEATEEIPAHV is encoded by the coding sequence ATGAAGATCGACCTGACCGACACCACGGCAAGCAAGATCAACAAGGCGCTGGTGCAGGGCCGCCGGGCCATCGGCACCCCGGCCGTGGGCATGGTCCTGACGATGGTGATCGTCACGGACGAGGAGAACGCCTACGACTCGATCAAGGCGGCCGAGGAGGCCTCGCACGAGCACCCCGCGCGCACCCTGGTCGTCATCAAGCGGCACACCCGCAACCCGCGCGAACGCACCCGGTCCCGGCTCGACGCCGAGGTACGGGTGGGCTCGGAGTCCGGCACCGGTGAGACGGTGGTGCTGCGCACCTACGGCGAGGTGTCCGAGCACGCCGACTCGGTGGTGCTGCCGCTGCTGCTGCCGGACGCCCCGGTGGTGGTGTGGTGGCCGGCCGACGCGCCTGAGAACCCCTCCCGCGACCCGCTCGGCGCGCTGGGCCAGCGCCGGATCACCGACCTGTACACGGTCGAGAACCCGATGGAGACCCTGCGCGCCCGGCAGCGCACCTACGCGCCCGGCGACACCGACCTCGCCTGGACCCGGCTGACCCTGTGGCGCTCCATGCTGGCCGCCGCCCTCGACCAGGCCCGGGACCCCGTCACCTCCGCGGCCGTCGAGGCGGAGGCGGGGAACCCGGCCGCGGAGCTGCTGGCGCGCTGGCTGGAGGCCCGGCTGCGGGTCCCCGTCGAGCGGGTGGTGACCGCGGGCCCCGCGGTCACGGCGGTCCGGCTGGGCACCGAGGACGGCGAGATCGTCATCGACCGCCCCGAGGGCCCCCTGGCCACGCTCACCCTGCCCGGCCAGCCCGCGCGCCGGCTGGCCCTGAAGGTCCGCTCCACCTCCGAACTCATCGCCGAGGAGCTCAGGCGCCTCGACGCGGACGAGATGTACGCCGTCGCCCTGCGCGGCGAGGCCACCGAGGAGATCCCCGCCCATGTCTGA
- a CDS encoding 4'-phosphopantetheinyl transferase superfamily protein, protein MIEDLLPPTVAAVEAYGDEGVDAPLFPEEEAVLTRAVLKRRRDFTAVRSCARRAMEKLGVPAQPVVPGERGAPVWPAGVTGSMTHCEGYRAAALVRADDLASVGIDAETHGPLPEGVLSTVSLPQETERISRLHAERPDIHWDRLLFSAKESVYKAWFPLTRKWLDFSEADITIHLDGTFHAALLVPGPVVSGRRLDHFTGRWAAGASLLTTAVTVPHG, encoded by the coding sequence GTGATCGAGGACCTGCTCCCGCCGACAGTGGCCGCCGTCGAGGCCTACGGCGACGAGGGCGTGGACGCCCCGCTGTTCCCCGAGGAGGAGGCCGTCCTCACCCGCGCGGTCCTGAAGCGCCGCCGCGACTTCACCGCCGTACGCTCCTGCGCCCGGCGCGCCATGGAAAAGCTCGGCGTACCCGCGCAGCCCGTCGTCCCCGGCGAGCGCGGCGCCCCCGTCTGGCCCGCCGGAGTGACCGGCAGCATGACCCACTGCGAGGGCTACCGCGCCGCCGCACTGGTCCGCGCCGACGACCTGGCGTCCGTCGGCATCGACGCCGAGACGCACGGCCCGCTCCCCGAGGGCGTGCTGTCCACCGTCTCCCTGCCGCAGGAGACGGAGCGGATCAGCCGCCTGCACGCGGAACGCCCGGACATCCACTGGGACCGCCTGCTGTTCAGCGCCAAGGAGTCCGTCTACAAGGCGTGGTTCCCGCTCACCCGGAAGTGGCTGGACTTCTCGGAGGCGGACATCACGATCCACCTCGACGGCACCTTCCACGCGGCTCTCCTGGTCCCCGGCCCCGTCGTCTCAGGCCGCCGCCTCGACCACTTCACCGGCCGCTGGGCCGCCGGGGCCAGCTTGCTCACCACGGCGGTGACCGTCCCGCACGGCTGA
- a CDS encoding 6-phospho-beta-glucosidase: protein MRLTILGGGGFRVPLVYGALLTDRAEGRVTRVVLHDVDAGRLRAISRVLAEQAAGVPDAPEVTATTDLDEALRGADFVFSAIRVGGLEGRANDERVALAEGVLGQETVGAGGIAYGLRTVPVAVDIARRVARLAPDAWVINFTNPAGLVTEAMSAHLGDRVIGICDSPVGLGRRIARVLGARPQEAWIDYVGLNHLGWVRGLRVAGQDRLPRLLGDAALLGSFEEGRLFGADWLRSLGAIPNEYLHYYYFNREAVHAYQQAHRTRGAFLRDQQEGFYAGTADPDVSALELWDRTRAEREATYMSENREAAGAGEREADDLSGGYEKVALALMRAIARDERTTLILNVRNRGTLSPLDDDAVIEVPCLVDANGAHPVAVDPLPGHAVGLVCAVKAVEREVLAAARSGSRTTAVKAFALHPLVDSVSVARRLVDAYTAVHPGLAYLG, encoded by the coding sequence GTGAGGCTGACGATTCTGGGCGGCGGTGGGTTCCGGGTGCCGCTGGTGTACGGGGCGCTGCTCACGGACCGTGCCGAGGGGCGGGTGACCCGGGTCGTGCTGCACGACGTGGACGCCGGGCGGCTGCGGGCGATCTCCAGGGTGCTGGCCGAGCAGGCCGCCGGGGTGCCCGACGCGCCCGAGGTGACCGCCACCACGGACCTCGACGAGGCACTGCGCGGTGCGGACTTCGTCTTCTCCGCGATCCGCGTCGGCGGCCTGGAGGGCAGGGCGAACGACGAGCGGGTGGCGCTCGCCGAGGGCGTGCTCGGCCAGGAGACCGTCGGCGCCGGAGGCATCGCCTACGGTCTGCGCACCGTCCCCGTCGCCGTCGACATCGCCCGCCGGGTGGCCCGCCTCGCCCCCGACGCCTGGGTCATCAACTTCACCAACCCGGCGGGCCTGGTCACCGAGGCCATGTCCGCCCACCTCGGTGACCGCGTGATCGGCATCTGCGATTCACCGGTCGGTCTCGGCCGCCGCATCGCCCGGGTGCTCGGCGCACGTCCGCAGGAAGCCTGGATCGACTACGTCGGCCTCAACCACCTCGGCTGGGTGCGCGGCCTGCGCGTGGCGGGCCAGGACCGACTGCCGCGCCTGCTCGGCGACGCCGCGCTGCTCGGCTCGTTCGAGGAGGGCCGGCTCTTCGGCGCGGACTGGCTGCGCTCGCTGGGCGCGATCCCCAACGAGTACCTGCACTACTACTACTTCAACCGCGAGGCCGTGCACGCCTACCAGCAGGCGCACAGGACCCGCGGCGCCTTCCTGCGCGACCAGCAGGAGGGCTTCTACGCCGGGACGGCCGACCCGGACGTCTCCGCCCTGGAGTTGTGGGACCGCACCCGCGCCGAGCGGGAGGCCACCTACATGAGCGAGAACCGGGAGGCGGCCGGCGCGGGCGAACGCGAGGCGGACGACCTGTCCGGCGGCTACGAGAAGGTGGCGCTCGCGCTGATGCGGGCGATCGCCCGGGACGAACGCACCACCCTGATCCTCAACGTCCGCAACCGCGGCACCCTTTCACCGCTGGACGACGACGCCGTGATCGAAGTGCCCTGCCTGGTGGACGCCAACGGGGCCCACCCCGTCGCCGTCGACCCGCTGCCCGGTCACGCCGTCGGTCTCGTCTGCGCCGTGAAGGCCGTGGAACGCGAGGTGCTGGCCGCCGCCCGGTCGGGATCCCGCACCACCGCCGTCAAGGCCTTCGCCCTGCACCCGCTGGTGGACTCGGTGAGCGTGGCCCGCCGCCTGGTCGACGCCTACACGGCCGTCCACCCCGGACTGGCCTACCTCGGCTGA
- the pgi gene encoding glucose-6-phosphate isomerase — protein MSDVPEPTRRPEWAALEQHRAQGVPGLRELFDADPSRAQRYVVHVGDLRIDYSKHLVTDETLRLLRELAAATDVFGLRDAMFRGERINTTEDRAVLHTALRAPRDAVIEVDGENVVPAVHAVLDRMADFADRVRSGEWTGHTGRRIRNVVNIGIGGSDLGPAMAYEALRAHTARDLTFRFVSNVDGADLHEAIRDLDPAETLFIVASKTFTTIETVTNATSARAWLLDGLGDEKAVARHFVALSTNAEKVAGFGIDTANMFEFWDWVGGRYSYDSAIGLSLMIAIGPDRFREMLDGFRIVDEHFRTAPPEANAPLLLGLLGVWYNNFHDAQSHAVLPYSHYLSKFTAYLQQLDMESNGKSVDRQGRPVTWQTGPVVWGTPGTNGQHAYYQLIHQGTKLIPADLIGFVRPVAELSDRLKAQHDLLMANLLAQGQALAFGKTAEEVRAEGVPEEQVPHRTFRGDHPTTTILATALTPSVLGQLVALYEHKVFVQGAIWNIDSFDQWGVELGKVLAKRVEPALTEGADVPGLDPSTAALVAAYRERRK, from the coding sequence ATGTCTGACGTCCCCGAACCGACCCGCCGCCCCGAGTGGGCCGCCCTGGAACAGCACCGCGCGCAGGGCGTCCCGGGCCTGCGCGAACTGTTCGACGCCGACCCCTCCCGCGCGCAGCGGTACGTCGTGCACGTCGGCGACCTCCGCATCGACTACTCCAAGCACCTGGTCACCGACGAGACGCTGCGGCTGTTGCGTGAACTGGCCGCGGCCACGGACGTGTTCGGGCTGCGGGACGCGATGTTCCGCGGGGAGCGGATCAACACCACCGAGGACCGTGCGGTGCTGCACACCGCGCTGCGGGCGCCGCGGGACGCGGTGATCGAGGTCGACGGGGAGAACGTCGTCCCGGCCGTGCACGCGGTGCTGGACCGGATGGCCGACTTCGCGGACCGGGTCCGCTCCGGGGAGTGGACCGGCCACACGGGCCGGCGCATCCGCAACGTCGTCAACATCGGCATCGGCGGCTCGGACCTGGGCCCGGCGATGGCCTACGAGGCGCTGCGTGCCCACACCGCGCGGGACCTGACGTTCCGTTTCGTCTCCAACGTCGACGGCGCCGACCTCCACGAGGCGATCCGGGACCTGGATCCGGCGGAGACGCTGTTCATCGTGGCGTCGAAGACGTTCACCACGATCGAGACGGTCACCAACGCCACGTCCGCCCGCGCCTGGCTGCTCGACGGACTCGGGGACGAGAAGGCGGTGGCGCGGCACTTCGTCGCCCTGTCGACGAACGCGGAGAAGGTCGCCGGGTTCGGGATCGACACGGCGAACATGTTCGAGTTCTGGGACTGGGTCGGCGGGCGGTACTCGTACGACTCGGCGATCGGGCTGTCGTTGATGATCGCGATCGGTCCGGACCGGTTCCGGGAGATGCTGGACGGCTTCCGGATCGTCGACGAGCACTTCCGCACCGCCCCGCCGGAGGCCAACGCACCGCTGCTGCTCGGTCTGCTGGGGGTCTGGTACAACAACTTCCACGACGCGCAGTCGCACGCGGTGCTGCCGTACTCGCACTACCTGTCGAAGTTCACCGCCTACCTCCAGCAGCTCGACATGGAGTCCAACGGCAAGTCGGTGGACCGCCAGGGCCGCCCCGTGACCTGGCAGACCGGTCCGGTCGTGTGGGGCACGCCGGGCACCAACGGGCAGCACGCCTACTACCAGTTGATCCACCAGGGCACCAAGCTGATCCCCGCCGACCTGATCGGCTTCGTCCGCCCCGTCGCGGAGCTGAGCGACCGGCTGAAGGCGCAGCACGACCTGCTGATGGCCAACCTGCTCGCGCAGGGACAGGCGCTCGCGTTCGGCAAGACCGCCGAGGAGGTGCGCGCCGAGGGCGTGCCCGAGGAGCAGGTGCCGCACCGCACCTTCCGGGGCGACCACCCCACCACCACGATCCTGGCCACCGCGCTGACCCCCTCGGTGCTGGGCCAGCTGGTCGCCCTCTACGAGCACAAGGTGTTCGTGCAGGGCGCCATCTGGAACATCGACTCCTTCGACCAGTGGGGCGTCGAACTCGGCAAGGTGCTCGCCAAGCGCGTGGAGCCCGCGCTCACCGAGGGCGCCGACGTCCCCGGCCTCGACCCGTCCACGGCCGCGCTGGTGGCCGCCTACCGCGAACGCAGGAAGTGA
- a CDS encoding metallophosphoesterase, which translates to MVTGGDGPQLWAISDLHIGYAENRDLVEGMRPESDEDWLLVAGDVAETVEDVRWALKTLAGRFARVVWTPGNHELWTHPRDAVTLRGVARYEHLVEQCRDLGVLTPEDPYPVWEGPGGPVAVAPLFLLYDYSFLPPGCTTKEEGLEYAYGTGVVCTDERLLHPDPYPTREDWCRARVAETERRLAELPEDLPLIPVTHWPLHRHPTEVLWYPEFAMWCGTVLTDGWHRRYPVHASVYGHLHIPRTTWQDGVRFEEVSVGYPREWRKRREPPGRLRRMLPVEGPAR; encoded by the coding sequence ATGGTGACGGGTGGAGACGGCCCTCAGCTGTGGGCCATCAGCGATCTGCACATCGGCTATGCCGAGAACCGCGACCTGGTCGAGGGCATGCGGCCCGAGTCGGACGAGGACTGGCTGCTGGTGGCCGGTGACGTCGCGGAGACGGTGGAGGACGTCCGCTGGGCCCTCAAGACCTTGGCCGGCCGCTTCGCCCGCGTCGTCTGGACGCCCGGCAACCACGAACTGTGGACCCACCCGAGGGACGCCGTCACCCTGCGCGGCGTCGCCCGCTACGAGCATCTGGTCGAGCAGTGCCGTGACCTCGGCGTGCTCACCCCCGAGGACCCGTACCCGGTCTGGGAGGGCCCCGGCGGCCCGGTGGCCGTCGCACCCCTCTTCCTCCTCTACGACTACTCGTTCCTCCCCCCCGGCTGCACCACCAAGGAGGAGGGCCTTGAATACGCGTACGGCACCGGGGTGGTCTGCACCGACGAGCGCCTGCTGCACCCCGATCCGTACCCGACCCGGGAGGACTGGTGCCGGGCCCGCGTCGCCGAGACCGAACGGCGGCTCGCGGAACTCCCCGAGGACCTGCCCCTCATCCCCGTCACGCACTGGCCGCTGCACCGCCATCCGACCGAGGTGCTGTGGTACCCGGAGTTCGCCATGTGGTGCGGCACCGTGCTGACCGACGGCTGGCACCGCAGGTACCCCGTCCACGCCTCGGTCTACGGTCATCTGCACATTCCCCGGACGACCTGGCAGGACGGCGTCCGCTTCGAGGAGGTTTCGGTGGGCTATCCGCGTGAGTGGCGCAAACGGCGGGAACCGCCGGGGCGGCTGCGTCGCATGCTGCCCGTGGAGGGGCCGGCCCGGTGA
- a CDS encoding histidine phosphatase family protein translates to MGDLLLARHGETEWSRAGRHTGGTDLPLTPAGEAQARSLAPLLADRAFTLVLASPLARARRTAELAGLAGAEPEPDLREWDYGAYEGVTTADIRATRPDWDLWTDGVPPGERFPGESPEQVGARADRVLDRVAGALERGDVMLVGHGHLLRVLTARRLGLPPSDGRLFRLETGTLSRLSLEHGSPVIAEWNTRPPVPAQG, encoded by the coding sequence ATGGGGGATCTGCTGCTGGCGCGGCACGGCGAGACGGAGTGGAGCAGGGCGGGCCGCCACACCGGCGGCACCGACCTGCCGCTGACGCCCGCCGGTGAGGCCCAGGCCCGGTCCCTGGCCCCGCTGCTGGCGGACCGTGCCTTCACCCTGGTCCTCGCCAGCCCGCTGGCCCGCGCCCGCCGCACCGCCGAGCTGGCGGGCCTGGCCGGCGCCGAGCCGGAGCCGGACCTGCGCGAGTGGGACTACGGCGCGTACGAGGGCGTGACCACCGCGGACATCCGCGCCACCCGGCCGGACTGGGATCTGTGGACCGACGGGGTGCCGCCCGGCGAGCGGTTCCCCGGCGAGTCCCCGGAGCAGGTCGGCGCCCGCGCCGACCGGGTGCTGGACCGGGTCGCCGGGGCCCTGGAGCGGGGGGACGTGATGCTGGTCGGCCACGGTCATCTGCTGCGGGTCCTCACCGCCCGCCGCCTGGGCCTCCCCCCGTCCGACGGCCGCCTGTTCCGCCTGGAGACGGGCACCCTGAGCCGTCTGTCCCTGGAGCACGGCTCCCCGGTGATCGCGGAGTGGAACACCCGGCCGCCCGTGCCCGCGCAGGGCTGA
- the zwf gene encoding glucose-6-phosphate dehydrogenase → MTDETTEPAVDAPEAARDERADAVTALTAPPPGWPNPLRDPRDRRLPRIAGPSGLVIFGVTGDLSRRKLMPAVYDLANRGLLPPGFSLVGFARRDWEDQDFAQVVHDAVKEHARTPFREEVWQQLSEGMRFVPGDFDDDHAFDQLREAVDELDTSRGTSGNYAFYLSVPPKFFPKVVQQLKKHGLADAPEGSWRRAVIEKPFGHDLTSAQELNAIVHEVFDPEQVFRIDHYLGKETVQNILALRFANQMFEPIWNRSFVDHVQITMAEDIGIGGRAGYYDGIGAARDVIQNHLLQLMALTAMEEPASFDAASLLTEKLKVFRAVRLPEDLGLHTVRGQYAAAWQGGAKVRGYLEEEGIDPSSTTDTYAAIKLGVDNRRWAGVPFYLRTGKRLGRRVTEIAVVLQRAPHSPFDTTATEELGQNAIVIRVQPDEGMTVRFGSKVPGTSMELRDVTMDFAYGESFTESSPEAYERLILDVLLGDANLFPRHQEVEESWRILDPIEEYWASHGRPAQYTSGSWGPAEADEMLARDGRSWRRP, encoded by the coding sequence ATGACCGACGAGACCACCGAACCGGCGGTGGACGCCCCCGAGGCGGCACGGGACGAGCGGGCGGACGCCGTCACCGCCCTCACCGCGCCCCCGCCCGGCTGGCCCAACCCGCTGCGCGACCCCCGGGACCGCCGGCTGCCCCGGATCGCGGGCCCGTCCGGTCTGGTCATCTTCGGGGTGACCGGCGACCTGTCCCGCAGGAAGCTGATGCCGGCCGTGTACGACCTCGCCAACCGGGGGCTGCTGCCGCCGGGCTTCTCCCTCGTGGGCTTCGCCCGCCGCGACTGGGAGGACCAGGACTTCGCGCAGGTGGTGCACGACGCGGTCAAGGAGCACGCGCGGACCCCGTTCCGCGAGGAGGTCTGGCAGCAGTTGTCGGAGGGCATGCGGTTCGTGCCCGGCGACTTCGACGACGACCACGCCTTCGACCAGCTACGCGAGGCGGTCGACGAACTGGACACCTCCCGGGGCACCAGCGGCAACTACGCCTTCTACCTCTCCGTGCCGCCGAAGTTCTTCCCCAAGGTGGTGCAGCAGCTCAAGAAGCACGGTCTGGCCGACGCGCCCGAAGGATCCTGGCGGCGCGCGGTGATCGAGAAACCGTTCGGGCACGACCTGACGTCCGCGCAGGAGCTCAACGCGATCGTGCACGAGGTGTTCGACCCGGAGCAGGTCTTCCGCATCGACCACTACCTGGGCAAGGAGACCGTCCAGAACATCCTGGCGCTGCGCTTCGCCAACCAGATGTTCGAACCGATCTGGAACCGGTCCTTCGTGGACCACGTGCAGATCACCATGGCCGAGGACATCGGCATCGGCGGCCGGGCCGGCTACTACGACGGCATCGGCGCCGCCCGCGACGTCATCCAGAATCACCTCCTCCAGCTCATGGCCCTCACCGCCATGGAGGAACCCGCCTCCTTCGACGCGGCGTCGCTGCTGACCGAGAAGCTGAAGGTGTTCCGGGCCGTGCGGCTGCCCGAGGACCTGGGCCTGCACACGGTGCGCGGGCAGTACGCGGCCGCCTGGCAGGGCGGCGCGAAGGTGCGCGGCTACCTCGAGGAGGAGGGCATCGACCCGTCCTCCACCACCGACACCTACGCGGCGATCAAACTCGGGGTGGACAACCGCCGCTGGGCGGGCGTCCCCTTCTACCTGCGCACCGGCAAGCGGCTGGGCCGCCGGGTCACCGAGATCGCGGTGGTCCTCCAGCGGGCGCCGCACTCCCCCTTCGACACCACGGCCACCGAGGAGCTCGGCCAGAACGCCATCGTGATCCGCGTCCAGCCGGACGAGGGCATGACGGTGCGGTTCGGCTCCAAGGTGCCCGGGACCTCCATGGAGCTGCGGGACGTGACGATGGACTTCGCCTACGGCGAGTCGTTCACCGAGTCCAGCCCGGAGGCCTACGAACGGCTCATCCTGGACGTCCTCCTGGGCGACGCCAACCTGTTCCCCCGCCACCAGGAAGTGGAGGAGTCCTGGAGGATCCTCGACCCGATCGAGGAGTACTGGGCGTCGCACGGCAGGCCCGCGCAGTACACATCGGGCAGCTGGGGACCCGCGGAGGCCGACGAGATGCTCGCACGAGACGGACGGAGCTGGCGCAGGCCATGA
- the gnd gene encoding phosphogluconate dehydrogenase (NAD(+)-dependent, decarboxylating), which produces MQIGLVGLGKMGGNMRQRLRNAGHTVIGFDTNPEVSDVPHLSDLVGQLEGPRAVWVMVPAGAATQNVIDQLGSLLKPGDTVVDGGNSRWTDDEKHAKELGARGIGFVDAGVSGGVWGLEHGYALMVGGDEEHVERLQPIFRALKPDGPYGYVHAGKVGAGHFAKMVHNGIEYAMMQAYAEGWELLEKVDSVDNVREVFRSWQDGTVIRSWLLDLAVGALDEDEHLHRLRGYAEDSGEGRWTVEAAIDNAVPLPAITASLFARFASRQEDSPQMKMIAALRKQFGGHAVESAKKA; this is translated from the coding sequence ATGCAGATCGGTCTTGTTGGTCTCGGCAAAATGGGCGGCAACATGCGCCAGCGCCTCCGCAACGCCGGCCACACCGTCATCGGCTTCGACACCAACCCCGAAGTGTCCGACGTGCCGCACCTGTCCGACCTGGTCGGCCAGCTCGAAGGGCCGCGCGCGGTGTGGGTGATGGTCCCGGCCGGCGCCGCCACCCAGAACGTCATCGACCAGCTCGGCAGCCTGCTCAAGCCCGGGGACACCGTCGTGGACGGCGGCAACTCCCGCTGGACGGACGACGAGAAGCACGCCAAGGAGCTGGGCGCCCGGGGCATCGGCTTCGTCGACGCGGGCGTCTCCGGCGGCGTGTGGGGCCTGGAGCACGGCTACGCCCTGATGGTCGGCGGCGACGAGGAGCACGTGGAGCGGCTCCAGCCGATCTTCCGCGCCCTCAAGCCGGACGGCCCGTACGGGTACGTCCACGCGGGCAAGGTCGGCGCCGGGCACTTCGCGAAGATGGTCCACAACGGCATCGAGTACGCCATGATGCAGGCCTACGCCGAGGGCTGGGAGCTGCTGGAGAAGGTCGACTCGGTGGACAACGTCCGTGAGGTGTTCCGCTCCTGGCAGGACGGCACCGTCATCCGCTCCTGGCTGCTCGACCTGGCCGTCGGCGCCCTCGACGAGGATGAGCATCTCCACCGCCTGCGCGGCTACGCCGAGGACTCGGGCGAGGGCCGCTGGACGGTGGAGGCGGCCATCGACAACGCCGTGCCGCTGCCCGCGATCACCGCGTCCCTGTTCGCCCGGTTCGCCTCCCGGCAGGAGGACTCGCCGCAGATGAAGATGATCGCCGCGCTGCGCAAACAGTTCGGCGGCCACGCCGTCGAGTCCGCGAAGAAGGCGTAA